Part of the Rissa tridactyla isolate bRisTri1 chromosome 3, bRisTri1.patW.cur.20221130, whole genome shotgun sequence genome, TGAAGAAAGGAATATGTCCCATATGTTTCAAGAACGAAATGGAATTTTGGAAAGTGGATCTGAAATTTTTGGATGACTGCTGCAAAACTCATCTaagtgaaaaaaaggaggaactgGAAGAAATAGCTCGAAGGGTGCAACTGATTCTGGATGACTTGGGAGTAGATGCCTCGGAAAGTCGCTGGAAAAGGTGCCAAAAATACATCTGGAAATTTCTGGAGAAGCCAGAATCGTCCTACCCAGCTCGAGTGATCGCTGTTCTgtcctttctgtttattttgatcTCTTCTGTCGTGATGTGTGTGGGCACCATCCCAGACCTGCAGGTCGTAGATGCGGAGGGGAACCGTATGGAGCACCCGACCCTGGACAGCATAGAGACAGCCTGCATAGGCTGGTTTACCATGGAGTACGTGCTGAGGCTAATCTCCTCTCCCAACAAACTCCACTTTGCCCTGTCTTTCATGAACATTGTCGACGTGCTAGCAATACTTCCTTTCTATGTCAGCCTCACCTTGACACACTTGGGAGCCAAGCTCATGGAGCTGAGCAACGTCCAGCAGGCTGTCCAGGCCCTGCGCATCATGAGGATCGCGAGGATTTTCAAGCTTGCTCGGCACTCCTCAGGGCTCCAGACCCTAACGTATGCCCTGAAACGCAGCTTTAAGGAGCTCGGGCTGCTCCTCATGTACTTGGCCGTTGGAATCTTTGTCTTTTCTGCCCTGGGTTACACCATGGAGCAAAGCCACCCTGaaactttatttaaaagcatCCCTCAGTCATTTTGGTGGGCAATCATTACCATGACCACAGTTGGATATGGAGACATATACCCTAAAACAACACTAGGAAAACTGAATGCTGCCATCAGTTTTCTTTGCGGGGTGATAGCGATCGCCCTTCCCATCCATCCTATCATTAACAACTTTGTCAGGTATTATAACAAACAGAGGGTTTTAGAAACAGCTGCCAAGCACGAATTGGAGCTGATGGAGCTAAACTCAGCCGAGGGGAAAACCGCAAACTCCAAAAGTGAACCAGAGGATCTTGTGAGGGACGGCAAGGAGGGTCCTTTTTATAGCAGCCGGCTAAAAGTCTCCCACAGTGACACCTTTATTCATCTACTGTCAGAAGAGAAACACTATAGGACCAGGCTTCAAAGCTGCAAATAAACCGTGAGCTGTTGTCAGCGCTAAGCTATAGATGGGGACAACCTGACAATCAACTACTGAAAAGACTTGTGGGATCTGTCAGGGTTGAGAGGGagcactgctttgcttttccaaCGTGAATATAAATTAACCCCATGGTATCTCCATCAACAGTTGGTAAGACTTTGCCGTTATTACTCAAAATAAAATAGTAGGACTCCATTGAGATCAGACTGCTTATAATGAGTGTGTTCTGGCAAAACCCATTTGTAATCATTTTAGAGACTGAAAAGCCCTTCCTGATCGGTAAATGTTCGATGACCTGAATGTGCAGCATTGACACATCAGAACTCTGTACCTGTGACAATAAAGAGCAGCATCGCACAGATTGTGTCTCCCAGGCTGTCTTCAATGCCTTTGCAGCTAGGAGAACTGCtcctaaaaaaattaaagcagcctCTCACTTGTATTAGGTTCAGGTTTACAGCAAAATATTATGAGCAGTTTCAGCCTAGAGATACTGCAAGTATGAGCATATACTGCGTGCAGGATATTAGAGTCAATGACCGGTTTTTGTATAATGTAATTTGGGGTCAAATTTTTGGGTAGGTGTCTGTTCCtctttgcataaaaaaaatataattttcagtgGGACACGAAGCTATTGTTTGGGCAGACATGTAGAACAGAATCAATATATTTTAAGGAACAAGtcaaaaaattatttgttctAGCTTTTAATTACAACATAGTAATTTATATATGCAGGGATCTTGCAGAAAGGATTTATaatcaagtaattttaaaaactttaagtTAACTCGTAGTATTTTTAATTCACTATTAAAGCAAGAGAAGTTAACAGGGGAGTTAAATTGAGTACTTCTAAAAAACAAACTTTAACTCTTTGAAAGTAAGTGTAGAGGAAGTTTCAATAAAAATAGTATACTCTCCAACTGATTTATGGTAAAAATATCTATCTGAATGAACATATTactaggtggttttttttcaagaagtaCATCCCACCCCTACTATAACTGCGTGGTTTTGTAAATGTTAGTTTACGGAGGTGGTAGGCACTACTCAGTATCTTATTCATTAATCAGCATATTAATCAACACCAGTGTGTAGCTACTCTCCTTTCCAAAAGCAAGTGCCATCTATGTGAGCATTAATTTGGCTCGCATAACAACTGCAATATATGGGTCTGGTCTCTACCAGA contains:
- the KCNF1 gene encoding potassium voltage-gated channel subfamily F member 1, with amino-acid sequence MAGDSRSPDVDTDGSGKNEEMEIVVNVGGVRQVFYGDNLNQYPETRLAELINCLSGGYDSIFSLCDDYDPGKREFYFDRDPDAFKCIIDVYYFGEIHMKKGICPICFKNEMEFWKVDLKFLDDCCKTHLSEKKEELEEIARRVQLILDDLGVDASESRWKRCQKYIWKFLEKPESSYPARVIAVLSFLFILISSVVMCVGTIPDLQVVDAEGNRMEHPTLDSIETACIGWFTMEYVLRLISSPNKLHFALSFMNIVDVLAILPFYVSLTLTHLGAKLMELSNVQQAVQALRIMRIARIFKLARHSSGLQTLTYALKRSFKELGLLLMYLAVGIFVFSALGYTMEQSHPETLFKSIPQSFWWAIITMTTVGYGDIYPKTTLGKLNAAISFLCGVIAIALPIHPIINNFVRYYNKQRVLETAAKHELELMELNSAEGKTANSKSEPEDLVRDGKEGPFYSSRLKVSHSDTFIHLLSEEKHYRTRLQSCK